One segment of Solanum lycopersicum chromosome 1, SLM_r2.1 DNA contains the following:
- the LOC101055610 gene encoding calmodulin-binding transcription factor SR3 isoform X1 → MESNRAGQLTGKEIHGFRTLQDLDIPSILEEAKMRWLRPNEIHAILCNYKYFNIFVKPVNLPTSGTIVLFDRKMLRNFRKDGHNWKKKKDGKTVKEAHEHLKVGNDERIHVYYAHGEDLPTFVRRCYWLLDKSLEHIVLVHYRETQETRGAPETSVAKSSPATPVNSSSSSDPSDPSGWILSEECNSVDEQAYGASQHANLEPNRDMTAKTHEQRLLEINTLDWDELLAPNDPNKLMATQEVGGRASVGQQSQCEVNGYSLNDGSSSMARAPIASLESFVGQVAGSDAVNFNPLNDMSFRSGDGQMTSNFQKKESGVMTVGAGDSFDSLNKDGLQTQDSFGRWINYFISDSSGSADELMTPESSVTIDQSYVMQQTFNITEISPSWALSTEETKILVVGHFPGRQSPLAKSNLFCVCADVCFTAEFVQSGVYRCVISPQAPGLVNLYLSLDGNTPISQVMTFEFRAPSAHKWTDPLEDQSNWDEFRVQMRLAHLLFSTSKSLSIFSSKVHQNSLKDAKKFVRKCAYITNNWAYLIKSIEGRKVPSMHAKDCLFELSLQTKFHEWLLERVIEGCKTSERDEQGQGVIHLCAILGYTWAIYPFTWSGLSVDYRDKHGWTALHWAAHYGREKMVATLLSAGANPNLVTDPNSENPDGYTAADLASKNGFDGLGAYLAEKALVAHFEAMTLAGNVSGSLQTTTEPINPENFTEEELYLKDTLAAYRTAADAAARIQAAFREQSFKLQTKAVESVNQETEARNIIAAMKIQHAFRNYESRKKLAAAARIQYRFRTWKMRKDFLAMRRHAIKIQAVFRGYKERKQYRKIVWSVGVLEKAVLRWRLKRKGFRGLQVQSSESVDIKPDGEVEDFFRASRKQAEERVERSVVRVQAMFRSKRAQEEYSRMKMAHNNASLEYKRLINPDN, encoded by the exons ATGGAAAGCAACAGAGCAGGACAACTCACTGGGAAGGAAATTCATGGTTTCCGCACTCTGCAAG ATTTGGATATTCCTAGTATATTGGAAGAAGCAAAGATGAGGTGGCTCCGACCAAATGAGATCCATGCGATATTGTGCAACTATAAGTATTTCAACATCTTTGTCAAGCCTGTAAACTTGCCAACAA GTGGCACAATCGTATTGTTTGATCGTAAGATGCTCAGGAATTTTCGCAAAGACGGTCATAActggaagaagaaaaaggatgggaaaACTGTAAAAGAAGCTCATGAACACTTAAAA GTTGGTAATGATGAACGGATTCATGTATACTATGCACATGGAGAAGATCTTCCGACCTTTGTTCGGAGATGTTACTGGCTACTAGACAA GTCTCTGGAACACATAGTCCTTGTTCATTATCGAGAAACTCAGGAG ACACGGGGCGCCCCAGAGACCTCTGTTGCCAAGAGTTCTCCAGCTACCCCAGTTAATTCTAGTTCAAGTTCAGATCCATCTGACCCATCTGGTTGGATTTTATCAGAAGAATGTAATTCCGTAGATGAACAAGCGTATGGTGCCAGCCAACATGCAAATTTAG AGCCTAACAGGGATATGACCGCCAAAACCCATGAACAGAGACTTCTTGAGATTAATACACTCGACTGGGATGAGCTTTTGGCACCCAACGATCCTAACAAGCTAATGGCAACTCAAGAAG TGGGAGGAAGAGCTTCAGTTGGGCAACAGAGTCAATGTGAAGTTAATGGTTACAGCCTTAAT GATGGCTCTTCATCCATGGCGAGAGCACCTATAGCATCCTTAGAAAGTTTTGTTGGCCAAGTGGCTGGCAGCGATGCTGTGAATTTTAATCCTTTAAATGACATGTCCTTCCGTTCGGGGGATGGTCAGATGACTTCAAACTTTCAGAAGAAAGAATCTGGAGTTATGACAGTGGGTGCAGGTGATTCTTTTGATAGTCTTAACAAGGATGGTCTCCAAACTCAAGACAGTTTTGGACGGTGGATCAACTACTTCATCAGTGATTCTTCGGGATCTGCAGATGAGCTGATGACTCCTGAATCTTCAGTAACTATTGATCAATCCTATGTAATGCAGCAGACATTCAACATAACAGAAATATCTCCTTCTTGGGCTCTTTCAACTGAAGAAACAAAG ATCTTAGTGGTTGGGCATTTCCCAGGAAGACAATCACCACTGGCAAAGTCAAATTTGTTCTGTGTATGTGCAGATGTTTGTTTTACTGCAGAATTTGTGCAGTCTGGGGTATATCGTTGTGTAATTTCACCTCAAGCCCCTGGACTGGTAAATCTATATTTGAGTTTGGACGGTAACACACCGATTAGTCAAGTCATGACCTTTGAGTTTCGAGCTCCTTCAGCACATAAGTGGACAGATCCTCTGGAGGACCAGTCTAATTGGGATGAATTTAGAGTTCAAATGAGACTAGCTCATTTGCTCTTCTCTACATCTAAGAGCCTAAGCATTTTTTCCAGTAAAGTACACCAAAATTCTCTGAAAGATGCAAAGAAATTTGTTCGAAAGTGTGCGTACATTACTAATAATTGGGCATATTTGATCAAATCAATTGAAGGTAGGAAAGTCCCTTCCATGCATGCAAAAGACTGCTTATTTGAGCTGTCTTTGCAAACTAAATTTCATGAATGGCTATTGGAAAGAGTTATTGAAGGGTGTAAGACCTCAGAGCGGGATGAGCAAGGTCAAGGAGTTATCCATTTGTGTGCTATCCTAGGTTATACTTGGGCTATATATCCATTTACCTGGTCAGGCTTATCAGTGGATTACCGGGACAAGCATGGTTGGACAGCTCTTCATTGGGCTGCGCACTATGGAAG GGAGAAAATGGTTGCGACCCTTCTATCTGCTGGTGCAAACCCCAATTTGGTCACAGACCCCAATTCAGAGAACCCTGATGGATACACTGCTGCTGATCTTGCATCTAAAAATGGTTTCGACGGTTTGGGGGCGTATCTTGCGGAGAAGGCTTTAGTTGCACACTTTGAGGCTATGACCTTGGCTGGAAATGTTAGTGGTTCACTGCAGACCACTACTGAACCTATAAACCCTGAAAACTTCACAGAGGAGGAGCTGTATCTAAAAGATACTTTGGCAGCTTATCGTACTGCTGCTGATGCTGCTGCACGTATACAGGCTGCATTCAGAGAACAGTCATTCAAACTACAGACCAAAGCTGTTGAGTCTGTAAATCAAGAGACAGAAGCACGTAATATAATTGCTGCTATGAAGATTCAGCATGCTTTCCGCAATTATGAGTCGCGTAAAAAATTGGCTGCTGCTGCACGAATCCAATATAGGTTCCGAACTTGGAAAATGCGGAAAGATTTTCTTGCCATGCGACGTCATGCGATTAAAATTCAA GCCGTATTCCGTGGTTACAAAGAACGGAAGCAGTATCGCAAGATAGTTTGGTCTGTTGGGGTGCTTGAAAAGGCAGTCTTGCGATGGCGTTTGAAGAGGAAAGGCTTTCGTGGTCTTCAGGTTCAATCTAGTGAATCAGTGGATATCAAACCTGATGGTGAGGTGGAAGACTTCTTTCGAGCCAGTAGGAAACAAGCTGAAGAGCGTGTTGAAAGGTCTGTTGTACGAGTTCAGGCCATGTTTCGTTCAAAGCGAGCACAAGAAGAATATAGTAGGATGAAGATGGCACACAATAATGCTTCG CTGGAATACAAAAGGCTTATCAATCCTGATAACTAG